The Streptomyces sp. ALI-76-A nucleotide sequence CTCGGTGCCGGTCCAGGGGAGTTCAGCCCGTCCGGCGTTTGAGGACGAGGCCCCTTCGGGGCCGACAGCGGGGGCTGGGGGCGGCAGCCCACAGGGGGCTCGCACTGGGGGAGAGGGTGGGGTTCCGGGGCCTGACAAGAGGGCGTGTGTCACAGCGCCGCCTGGTTCCGTGGGCCGTCGGCGGACCCTATCGTCAAGGTCATGTTCGCTGCCTACGCCGCCCGAATCGACCGCGACCAGCCCCTCACCGGCCTCGAACTGGGAGAGCGTCCCGCTCCCGAGGCCCGGCCCGGCTGGAGCACCGTGAACGTCAAGGCCGCCTCCCTCAACCACCACGACCTCTGGTCACTGCGGGGCGTGGGCCTGTCCGAGGACAGGCTGCCGATGATCCTGGGCTGTGACGCCGCCGGTGTCGACGAGGACGGCAACGAGATCGTCCTGCACTCCGTCATCGGACAGACCGGGCACGGGGTCGGCCCGAAGGAGCCCCGTTCCATCCTCACCGAGCGTTACCATGGGACGTTCGCCGAGCAGGTCGCCGTACCGACCTGGAACGTCCTGCCCAAGCCCAGGGAGCTGTCGTTCGAGGAGGCCGCCTGTCTGCCGACGGCCTGGCTGACGGCGTACCGGATGCTCTTCACCAACGCGGGCGTGCGCCCCGGTGACTCCGTACTCGTGCAGGGCGCGGGCGGCGGGGTCGCCACGGCCGCCATCGTGCTCGGCAAGGCCGCGGGCCTGCGGGTCTTCGCCACCAGCCGGGACGAGGCCAAGCGGAAGCGGGCCGTGGAGCTGGGCGCCGTGGAGGCACTGGAGTCGGGTGCGCGGCTGCCGCAGCGCGTGGACGCCGTCATGGAGACCGTCGGCGCCGCCACCTGGTCGCACTCGGTCAAGTCCCTGAAGCCGGGCGGCACGCTCGTCATCTCCGGGGCCACGAGCGGCGACCGGCCCTCGCACGCCGAGCTGACCCGGATCTTCTTCCTGGAGCTCAGGGTGGTGGGGTCGACGATGGGCACCAAGGACGAACTGGAGGACCTGCTCTCCTTCTGTGCCGCCACCGGCGTACGGCCCGTCATCGACGAGGTGCTGCCGCTGGACCGGGCCCGGGAGGGCTTCGAACGGCTGGCGGCCGGGGAGCAGTTCGGCAAGATCGTCCTCACGGGCGGCTAGACATCCGGGCTTTCCTCCCTCTTGGGTCTCTTGTGCGCGGCCGGTCCGGGTTCGGGCCGGCCGTCCGTGTGTCAACTGTGGTTGACATGTGCGAGGTGTCAACGTAGGTTGACGTCATGACCGAAGCAACGGATCTCGCCGAGCGTGCGGGTGACCGCGATCCCCGGATCGGGCTGCGGGCCGTCGCCGCGCTGCGCCGGCTGCTGGAGCAGCTGGAGGCGGTGCAGGTGCGCAGCGCGCGCCATCAGGGCTGGTCGTGGCAGGAGATCGCCGCGGAGCTCGGTGTGAGCAGGCAGGCCGTGCACAAGAAGTACGGGAGGCATTGATGTTCGAGCGGTTCACCAAGAGTGCCCGGGACGTGGTGCGCGAGGCATGGGAGCACGCCGAGCGGGCGGGAGCGTCGTCGGTGGAGCCGGAGCACATACTGCTCGCTCTGCTGGACCGCGAGGCCAGTCGTGGGTCCTTCGCGCTGTCCGCGCTGGGGCTCGCCGAGCGCGGGGACGCGGTCCGGGAGGCGCTGGTCGAGGCGCGACGGCGGGCCGGGCTGTCCCAGGCGGAGACCGATGCCCTGGCGGGACTGGGCATCGACGTCTCGGAGATCGTCGCCCGGGTCGAGGAGGCGCACGGCGTGGGGGCGATGTCCGGTGAGACGAAGGGCAAGGGGTGGTGGTCCGGACGCCGTTCCTTCGGGCGGGGCGGCAAGGAGGTGCTGGAGAAGGCCCTGCGGATCGCGCTGGCCCACCAGGACCGTCACATCGGCGACGAACACATCCTGCTGGCCCTCGCCGCCCGCCCCGGTGTGCCCGCGGAGGTCCTCGCCGACCACGGGGTGACGTACGAGTCGCTGACACGGGTGCTGTACGGGGAGGGCGAGGCCAAGGCGGGCTGAGGGGGCCGGGGCCGATCCCTGGGGGCGCCTCTTCGGGTGGTGCGGCTGAGCTGCCGCTCGGGCAGCTCAACTCG carries:
- a CDS encoding zinc-binding dehydrogenase, which translates into the protein MFAAYAARIDRDQPLTGLELGERPAPEARPGWSTVNVKAASLNHHDLWSLRGVGLSEDRLPMILGCDAAGVDEDGNEIVLHSVIGQTGHGVGPKEPRSILTERYHGTFAEQVAVPTWNVLPKPRELSFEEAACLPTAWLTAYRMLFTNAGVRPGDSVLVQGAGGGVATAAIVLGKAAGLRVFATSRDEAKRKRAVELGAVEALESGARLPQRVDAVMETVGAATWSHSVKSLKPGGTLVISGATSGDRPSHAELTRIFFLELRVVGSTMGTKDELEDLLSFCAATGVRPVIDEVLPLDRAREGFERLAAGEQFGKIVLTGG
- a CDS encoding helix-turn-helix domain-containing protein gives rise to the protein MTEATDLAERAGDRDPRIGLRAVAALRRLLEQLEAVQVRSARHQGWSWQEIAAELGVSRQAVHKKYGRH
- a CDS encoding Clp protease N-terminal domain-containing protein — its product is MFERFTKSARDVVREAWEHAERAGASSVEPEHILLALLDREASRGSFALSALGLAERGDAVREALVEARRRAGLSQAETDALAGLGIDVSEIVARVEEAHGVGAMSGETKGKGWWSGRRSFGRGGKEVLEKALRIALAHQDRHIGDEHILLALAARPGVPAEVLADHGVTYESLTRVLYGEGEAKAG